A single window of Flagellimonas maritima DNA harbors:
- a CDS encoding M28 family peptidase: MKSSRTLALILLLLAVYWSYKSLMPSYTNEVEDVSLQSFSTDRALKHVKNLSKEPHAVGFPGHDNVRGYIISELKKLGLETNTQEGYTAGDWGNLSKATNILARIKGSGGKKALLLMSHYDSNPHSSFGASDAASGVATILEGIRSFLVENKTPKNDIIILITDAEELGLNGADLFVNRHPWAKEIGLVLNFEARGSGGPSYMLIETNRGNGKLIKEFTKANPEYPVANSLAYSIYKMLPNDTDLTVFREDGDIEGFNFAFIDDHYDYHTALDTYERLDRNSLAHQGSYLMPLLKHFSEVDLSNLKSLDDYVYFNLPFFKLVSYPFEWIWPMFGIAVIAFLLLLIMGLKRERLSVKDIFKGFLPLLITLVVNGIFGYFAWTVIKWWYPGFNDMLHGFTYNGHTYILIYALLSLAICFWTYHKFRKIGKGSLLVAPIVIWLLLSGIVAAYLKGASFFIVPVFSLLVAFMVIMNQDRPNPFLLLFLTLPGIFIFAPFIKMFPVGLGLKMMVAATVFTTLLFFLVLPFLDQLKNKERLAYLCLSLFIIFSISGHIQSDFNEERPKPSSLLYVYNADSNASIWATYDQKLIDWNAQFVANGERAPEPGELNTIPSKYRTEFTFIAAAPKKEVAEPFIDIMRDTVIGKERILELCIAPKRAINRLDVYTNPIKLNSAKVNNIVLSDYFLKNRKKRLITHYVSDNDYTELELSFPKDSILELTLYESSNDLLENKAFTVPERPKNSIPMPFVLNDAILVTKTIKFD, encoded by the coding sequence ATGAAATCTTCCAGAACCCTAGCCCTTATTCTGCTTCTTTTAGCCGTTTATTGGAGTTATAAATCCCTTATGCCGTCTTACACAAACGAGGTGGAAGATGTAAGTCTTCAGTCATTTTCTACGGATAGGGCATTAAAGCATGTTAAAAATTTATCCAAAGAGCCTCATGCCGTAGGTTTTCCAGGACATGACAATGTTAGAGGCTATATCATTTCCGAACTCAAAAAACTTGGTTTGGAAACCAATACACAAGAAGGTTATACTGCGGGGGACTGGGGAAATCTGAGCAAGGCAACAAATATATTGGCCAGAATTAAAGGTTCGGGCGGAAAAAAGGCACTCTTATTAATGTCGCATTACGACAGTAACCCCCATTCATCATTTGGAGCAAGCGACGCTGCAAGTGGAGTGGCAACGATTTTAGAGGGTATACGGTCATTTCTTGTAGAAAACAAGACCCCAAAGAACGATATCATTATCTTAATTACAGATGCAGAAGAATTAGGACTAAATGGAGCTGACCTCTTCGTAAACAGACATCCATGGGCAAAAGAGATAGGGTTGGTTCTTAATTTTGAAGCTCGGGGCAGTGGAGGTCCCAGTTATATGCTCATTGAGACCAACCGTGGCAATGGCAAGCTCATAAAGGAATTTACCAAGGCAAATCCCGAATACCCCGTTGCCAATTCGTTGGCGTACAGTATTTATAAAATGTTGCCCAACGATACGGATTTAACCGTTTTCCGTGAAGATGGAGATATTGAAGGCTTCAATTTCGCTTTTATAGATGACCACTATGATTATCATACTGCTTTAGATACTTACGAGCGCTTGGATAGAAACTCGTTGGCCCATCAAGGAAGTTATTTGATGCCGTTGCTCAAACATTTTAGCGAAGTCGATTTGAGCAATTTAAAAAGTCTGGATGACTATGTTTATTTCAACCTCCCTTTCTTCAAATTGGTCTCTTATCCCTTTGAGTGGATTTGGCCCATGTTCGGTATCGCGGTCATAGCTTTTTTATTGCTTTTGATTATGGGGCTAAAAAGAGAGAGGCTTTCCGTTAAAGATATTTTCAAAGGTTTCTTACCTCTTTTGATAACATTGGTCGTAAATGGAATTTTCGGATATTTTGCATGGACGGTAATCAAATGGTGGTATCCTGGATTTAATGACATGCTTCATGGGTTTACTTACAATGGACATACCTATATATTAATTTATGCCTTACTTTCCTTGGCCATCTGTTTTTGGACGTACCACAAATTCAGAAAAATAGGTAAGGGCAGCCTTTTAGTAGCACCTATTGTCATTTGGTTGCTTCTTTCCGGAATTGTTGCAGCATATTTAAAAGGAGCCAGTTTCTTTATAGTGCCTGTTTTCAGCCTTTTGGTCGCTTTTATGGTTATAATGAACCAAGACAGGCCCAATCCATTCTTGTTATTGTTTTTAACGCTTCCCGGCATTTTTATTTTCGCACCTTTTATTAAGATGTTTCCAGTAGGACTTGGATTGAAAATGATGGTTGCTGCCACTGTTTTTACTACACTTTTGTTCTTTCTTGTGCTTCCCTTTTTAGATCAGCTAAAGAACAAGGAGCGCCTGGCTTATTTGTGCTTATCACTATTCATCATTTTCAGTATTTCAGGACACATACAATCGGACTTTAACGAAGAACGGCCAAAACCCAGCAGTCTTCTTTATGTTTACAATGCGGATAGTAACGCATCTATTTGGGCCACTTATGATCAAAAATTGATTGACTGGAACGCTCAGTTTGTTGCAAATGGAGAACGAGCACCTGAACCGGGGGAACTCAATACGATACCCAGTAAATACCGTACTGAATTCACCTTTATCGCAGCTGCACCAAAAAAAGAAGTTGCTGAACCATTTATTGATATTATGAGAGACACTGTAATTGGCAAGGAGCGGATTCTAGAACTATGCATTGCGCCAAAAAGGGCCATCAACCGATTGGATGTTTATACCAATCCCATCAAACTGAATTCTGCCAAAGTAAACAACATTGTGCTATCAGACTATTTTCTCAAAAACAGAAAAAAGAGATTGATTACGCATTATGTAAGCGATAATGATTATACGGAACTGGAATTGAGTTTTCCCAAAGATTCCATTTTGGAGCTTACACTCTATGAATCTTCCAATGACCTGTTGGAAAATAAAGCATTTACGGTTCCAGAAAGACCCAAGAACAGTATTCCAATGCCTTTTGTATTAAATGATGCCATTTTAGTGACCAAAACCATAAAGTTTGATTGA
- a CDS encoding SDR family oxidoreductase, with amino-acid sequence MIEKIGIMGCGWLGFPLAKHFVAKNYKVYGSTTSKDKLAILGKEGIYPYKISLSADGIKGDIQGFLSNIHVLIINIPPKLRGGGSESFIEKIKHLHVEIKKSNLSKIIFVSSTSIYGKIDGEVSEETEPCPVSESGKQLLASEELLGQDGALKTAIVRFGGLIGPDRNPVTMLSDKQNLSNGNQPINLIHLEDCIQMLDAIVTNNYWNQIFNGVYPLHPTKREYYTAEALKRNIPPPAYQDDFSSKTGKIVISKNFLDKNHFFYTSIVS; translated from the coding sequence TTGATTGAGAAAATTGGCATAATGGGCTGCGGCTGGCTTGGCTTTCCATTGGCCAAACATTTTGTGGCCAAAAATTATAAAGTTTATGGCAGTACCACATCCAAGGATAAGTTGGCTATTTTAGGAAAAGAGGGGATTTACCCGTACAAAATTTCGCTATCGGCCGACGGTATTAAAGGTGATATCCAAGGTTTCTTATCCAATATTCATGTACTGATAATCAATATACCTCCTAAATTAAGAGGTGGAGGCTCTGAAAGTTTTATTGAAAAAATAAAACACTTACATGTCGAAATCAAAAAAAGTAATTTGTCCAAAATAATATTTGTCAGTAGCACCTCAATTTACGGAAAAATAGATGGAGAAGTTAGCGAAGAAACCGAACCATGTCCAGTTTCAGAATCTGGGAAGCAGTTATTGGCCAGTGAAGAACTTTTAGGCCAAGATGGGGCTTTGAAAACAGCCATTGTACGATTTGGCGGTCTCATAGGTCCTGATAGAAATCCCGTAACCATGCTTTCGGACAAACAAAACCTATCCAACGGAAATCAACCTATAAACCTTATTCATTTAGAGGACTGCATACAAATGCTAGATGCAATAGTCACAAATAATTACTGGAACCAAATCTTCAATGGCGTATACCCATTACATCCTACCAAAAGAGAATATTATACCGCCGAAGCTCTTAAAAGAAACATTCCTCCACCTGCTTATCAAGATGACTTTTCCAGTAAAACAGGAAAAATTGTAATAAGTAAGAATTTTCTTGATAAAAATCATTTTTTCTATACCTCTATCGTTTCTTAG